Proteins co-encoded in one Amphritea atlantica genomic window:
- the folA gene encoding type 3 dihydrofolate reductase, producing MNLAIIVAQAENRVIGINNNLPWHLPEDLRYFKQVTMGKPIIMGRKTFESIGRPLPGRTNIVVSRDPAYQPDNVKVVNSLEAARELAESICTIDGCDEAMVIGGSQIYEQALPLADRLYLTQVHASVEGDAWFPAFHPGDWAELGREDFSAAGHNPYDYSFIVLKRIS from the coding sequence ATGAACCTGGCGATCATTGTTGCCCAGGCAGAGAACCGGGTAATCGGGATCAACAATAACCTGCCCTGGCATCTGCCGGAAGATCTGCGTTATTTCAAGCAGGTCACGATGGGTAAACCGATTATTATGGGGCGCAAGACCTTCGAGTCGATTGGTCGGCCGCTGCCGGGGCGCACCAATATCGTGGTCAGTCGCGATCCTGCCTATCAACCCGACAATGTTAAGGTGGTGAACAGTCTTGAGGCAGCCCGGGAGCTGGCTGAGAGTATCTGTACCATCGATGGCTGTGATGAAGCAATGGTGATCGGCGGGTCGCAGATTTATGAGCAGGCTCTGCCGCTGGCGGATCGGCTCTATCTCACGCAGGTGCACGCATCGGTTGAGGGTGATGCATGGTTTCCGGCGTTTCATCCCGGAGACTGGGCTGAGCTGGGTCGGGAAGACTTTTCTGCTGCCGGTCATAACCCCTATGATTACAGCTTTA
- a CDS encoding thymidylate synthase, whose amino-acid sequence MRQYLDLCQRIINEGVWVENDRTGKRCLTVINADLTYDVAAGDFPLVTTRKSFYKSAIAEMLGYIRGYDNAEQFRKIGTKTWDANANDNAAWLENPYRKGTDDCGFIYGKVGRNFPKPDGGSIDLLRKIVDDLTRGIDDRGEIYTFYHPGAFHMGCLRPCMYSHHFSLLDDTLYLNSTQRSCDVPLGLTFNMVQVYFLLAIIAQITGKKPGKAYHKIVNAHIYEDQIELMRDVQLTREPLPLPTFKINPDIKTLEDLETWVSTDDFEVEDYQYHAPIQYPFSV is encoded by the coding sequence ATGAGACAATATCTCGATCTTTGCCAGAGAATCATAAACGAAGGCGTCTGGGTAGAAAACGACCGCACCGGCAAGCGCTGTCTGACGGTTATTAACGCCGATCTCACTTACGATGTTGCCGCCGGCGATTTTCCACTGGTGACCACCCGTAAAAGCTTCTATAAGTCAGCGATCGCAGAGATGCTGGGTTATATTCGCGGCTATGACAACGCCGAACAGTTCAGAAAGATCGGCACCAAAACCTGGGATGCCAACGCTAACGACAATGCTGCCTGGCTGGAAAATCCCTACCGCAAGGGCACCGATGACTGCGGTTTTATCTATGGCAAGGTGGGCAGAAATTTCCCAAAACCAGATGGCGGCAGCATCGATCTGTTACGCAAAATTGTTGATGACCTGACGCGCGGCATTGACGATCGCGGCGAGATTTACACCTTTTATCATCCCGGTGCATTTCATATGGGCTGCCTGCGTCCCTGCATGTACAGCCACCACTTTTCTCTGCTGGATGATACGCTCTACCTAAACAGTACACAGCGCAGTTGCGATGTGCCACTGGGGCTGACGTTCAACATGGTTCAGGTCTACTTCCTGTTGGCGATTATCGCTCAGATTACCGGCAAAAAACCGGGTAAGGCGTACCACAAGATCGTCAATGCTCACATCTATGAGGATCAGATTGAGCTCATGCGTGACGTGCAACTCACCCGCGAGCCACTACCGCTGCCAACCTTTAAGATCAACCCGGACATTAAAACCCTGGAGGATCTCGAGACCTGGGTCAGCACTGATGATTTCGAAGTAGAAGACTATCAATACCACGCACCGATTCAGTACCCGTTCTCAGTATAA